One Kitasatospora sp. NBC_01266 genomic window carries:
- a CDS encoding SseB family protein encodes MDRKNIPNPGFAADDGSADPALAAALADWARDPAAEAALLAALRPARLMVPIVALLGEVETDAQGLKHEKTSDMAVPVIEAADGRRALPAFTSLASLAAWQADARPAPASAPQAVMTAYAERADTLLIDPAGPVTYQLTGARMRAVAENRTWLPPVEDPEVLGALRALLAAEPQVLRAELRPGQATDAVLALGLADGAQVAELAQRLAGALAADATLRVRLARGLDLALLPADQRSTGSDFYGREL; translated from the coding sequence GTGGACCGCAAGAACATCCCGAACCCCGGATTCGCCGCCGACGACGGCAGCGCCGATCCCGCCCTGGCCGCAGCGCTCGCCGACTGGGCGCGCGACCCGGCGGCCGAGGCCGCCCTGCTCGCCGCGCTGCGCCCGGCGCGGCTGATGGTCCCGATCGTCGCCCTGCTGGGCGAGGTGGAGACCGATGCCCAGGGGCTCAAGCACGAGAAGACCAGCGACATGGCGGTGCCGGTGATCGAGGCCGCCGACGGGCGCCGCGCGCTGCCCGCCTTCACCTCGCTGGCCTCGCTGGCCGCCTGGCAGGCCGACGCCCGCCCGGCGCCGGCCAGCGCCCCGCAGGCCGTCATGACCGCCTACGCGGAGCGCGCCGACACCCTCCTGATCGACCCGGCCGGCCCGGTGACCTACCAGCTGACGGGTGCCCGGATGCGCGCGGTGGCGGAGAACCGGACCTGGCTGCCGCCGGTCGAGGACCCCGAGGTGCTGGGCGCGCTGCGTGCCCTGCTGGCCGCCGAGCCGCAGGTGCTGCGGGCCGAGCTGCGCCCGGGGCAGGCGACCGATGCGGTGCTCGCCCTCGGGCTGGCCGACGGCGCCCAGGTGGCGGAGCTGGCCCAGCGGCTGGCCGGCGCCCTGGCCGCCGACGCCACCCTGCGGGTCCGGCTGGCCCGCGGCCTGGACCTCGCACTGCTGCCCGCCGACCAGCGGTCGACGGGCAGCGACTTCTACGGCAGGGAGCTGTAG
- a CDS encoding SDR family NAD(P)-dependent oxidoreductase — MNDSTTARDWTGRTVLVTGAEGFIGSTLVDLLVERGARVRALVHYKPYAERGYLARYLTDPDQPVQMLAGDVRDPGRVQDAVAGCDTVFHLAALIGIPYSYQAPEAYVQTNVVGTQNVAAACLRYGARLIHTSTSEVYGTAITAPISERHPLQPQSPYSASKIGADMAALSYWHAFELPVSVVRPFNTYGPRQSARAVIPTVLAQLHAGASEVRLGSVTPTRDFTFATDTAEGFLAIARADRTLGEVVNLGTGTEVSIGDLAKALIAASGRQAEIVVDPTRLRPGGSEVERLLSDNTKARALAGWQPKVELAEGLRRTSEWVAEHLHLLDPGRYQV; from the coding sequence ATGAACGACTCGACCACCGCCCGGGACTGGACCGGCCGTACGGTGCTCGTCACCGGCGCGGAGGGCTTCATCGGCAGCACCCTGGTCGACCTGCTGGTCGAACGCGGCGCCCGGGTAAGGGCGTTGGTGCACTACAAGCCGTACGCCGAACGCGGCTACCTGGCCCGCTACCTCACCGACCCGGACCAGCCCGTGCAGATGCTCGCCGGTGACGTCCGCGACCCGGGGCGGGTGCAGGACGCGGTGGCGGGTTGCGACACCGTCTTCCACCTCGCCGCGCTGATCGGCATCCCCTACAGCTACCAGGCCCCCGAGGCGTACGTGCAGACCAACGTGGTCGGCACCCAGAACGTGGCCGCCGCCTGCCTGCGCTACGGCGCCCGGCTGATCCACACCTCCACCAGCGAGGTCTACGGCACCGCGATCACCGCCCCGATCAGCGAGCGGCACCCGCTCCAGCCGCAGTCGCCGTACTCCGCCTCGAAGATCGGCGCGGACATGGCGGCACTCTCTTACTGGCACGCCTTCGAGCTGCCGGTCTCGGTGGTCCGCCCGTTCAACACCTACGGCCCTCGGCAGTCCGCCCGCGCGGTGATCCCCACCGTGCTGGCCCAACTGCACGCCGGAGCAAGCGAAGTGCGGCTCGGCTCAGTCACCCCCACCCGCGACTTCACCTTCGCCACCGACACCGCCGAGGGCTTCCTCGCCATCGCCCGCGCCGACCGCACACTCGGCGAGGTGGTCAACCTGGGCACCGGCACCGAGGTCTCGATCGGCGACCTGGCCAAGGCCCTGATCGCCGCATCCGGGCGGCAGGCCGAGATCGTGGTGGACCCGACCCGGCTGCGCCCGGGCGGCAGCGAGGTCGAGCGGCTGCTCTCCGACAACACCAAGGCCCGGGCCCTGGCCGGCTGGCAGCCGAAGGTCGAGCTGGCCGAGGGCCTGCGCCGGACCTCCGAGTGGGTCGCCGAGCACCTGCACCTGCTCGACCCCGGCCGCTACCAGGTCTGA
- a CDS encoding alanine racemase: MTTSAATDRARYDRATAELDAPLAIVDLDAFDANAADLVRRAAGKPIRVASKSVRCRALLERVLAMDGFTGVMSYTLAESIWLTRAGFEDVLLAYPSADRAAFAELTADPKLAGNITVLLDDPAQLRLIEQARAGDERVRVCLELDTALELLGGRLRVGTRRSPLRTPEELAAFAELVHTRPGFQVVGLMAYEGHIAGVGDTVPGRPLRSGLIRLMQAKARTELAERRAAVVRAVRRVADLEFVNGGGTGSVQTTVAEAAVTEVAAGSGLYLPRLFDNYRSFQGRPAALFAQPVVRRPGVGVVTVLGGGYPASGPAGADRSPVPYLPAGLRYESQEGAGEVQTPLLGSAADDLLIGDKVWFRHAKAGELCERFEQLHLVAGDAVVATAPTYRGEGRTFL; the protein is encoded by the coding sequence ATGACGACCTCCGCCGCCACCGACCGGGCCCGCTATGACCGCGCCACCGCCGAGTTGGACGCGCCGCTGGCCATCGTCGACCTGGACGCCTTCGACGCCAATGCCGCCGATCTGGTCCGCCGGGCCGCCGGCAAACCGATCCGGGTGGCCAGCAAGTCGGTGCGCTGCCGGGCGCTGCTGGAGCGGGTGCTGGCGATGGACGGCTTCACCGGGGTGATGAGCTACACGCTGGCCGAGTCCATCTGGCTGACCCGGGCCGGGTTCGAGGACGTGCTGCTCGCCTACCCCTCGGCCGACCGGGCGGCGTTCGCCGAGCTGACCGCCGACCCGAAGCTGGCCGGCAACATCACCGTGCTGCTCGACGACCCGGCGCAGCTGCGGCTGATCGAGCAGGCCAGGGCGGGTGACGAGCGGGTGCGGGTCTGCCTGGAGCTGGACACCGCGCTGGAACTGCTCGGCGGGCGGCTGCGGGTGGGCACCCGCCGCTCGCCGCTGCGCACGCCCGAGGAGCTGGCCGCCTTCGCCGAACTGGTGCACACCAGGCCCGGGTTCCAGGTGGTCGGGCTGATGGCCTACGAGGGACACATCGCCGGGGTGGGCGACACAGTCCCCGGGCGGCCGCTCCGCTCGGGGCTGATCCGGCTGATGCAGGCCAAGGCCCGCACCGAGCTGGCCGAGCGGCGGGCCGCGGTGGTGCGGGCGGTCCGGCGGGTGGCGGACCTGGAGTTCGTCAACGGCGGCGGCACCGGCAGCGTGCAGACCACGGTGGCCGAGGCCGCGGTGACCGAGGTGGCGGCGGGTTCGGGGCTCTATCTGCCGCGGCTCTTCGACAACTACCGCTCGTTCCAGGGACGTCCGGCGGCACTCTTCGCGCAGCCCGTGGTGCGCCGGCCCGGGGTGGGCGTGGTGACGGTGCTGGGCGGCGGCTACCCGGCCTCGGGGCCGGCGGGGGCCGACCGCTCCCCCGTGCCGTACCTGCCCGCCGGGCTGCGCTACGAATCGCAGGAGGGGGCCGGCGAGGTGCAGACGCCGCTGCTCGGGTCGGCGGCCGACGACCTGCTGATCGGGGACAAGGTCTGGTTCCGGCACGCCAAGGCCGGTGAACTGTGCGAGCGCTTCGAGCAGCTGCACCTGGTGGCGGGCGACGCGGTGGTGGCGACGGCGCCGACCTACCGGGGTGAGGGGCGGACCTTCCTCTGA
- a CDS encoding UDP-N-acetylglucosamine--N-acetylmuramyl-(pentapeptide) pyrophosphoryl-undecaprenol N-acetylglucosamine transferase gives MRTEHGNQPLSVVIGAGGTGGHIYPGLALAEALRRADPSAVISFVGTERGLETRLIPAAGYRLHTVDMIPFDAALGLRRYLLPAALLRSGRQCQEILRAEGAQVAVGMGGYPSAPVIVGARLAKLPSVVHESNAVPGRANRFAVRLTPHVALAFDRTRAHLPAGLAAETVGMPLVGAVAGLDRAALRAEARRQLGVPQDVRLVVFNGGSLGAARLTAAAVELARRWWYRSDVRLLVKTGPAALDQVRAALDGSPTATAVAYLDRMDLAYAAADLMVCRAGSATVAELASTRMPAVLVPYPHAPHDHQTHNARVLTDAGAGLLLPDGECSGDRLAQLLEPLLADPGLLHAMSRAAEPGSHARAADLLAAKVLRTIGRLPQPHHPPAGSPWHPAAPTENPHTEARRIA, from the coding sequence ATGAGAACGGAACACGGGAACCAACCCCTGTCAGTGGTGATCGGCGCCGGTGGGACCGGTGGCCACATCTACCCGGGTCTCGCCCTGGCCGAGGCGCTGCGCCGGGCCGACCCGAGCGCGGTGATCTCGTTCGTGGGCACCGAGCGCGGTCTGGAGACCAGACTGATCCCCGCCGCCGGCTACCGGCTGCACACGGTGGACATGATCCCGTTCGACGCCGCCCTCGGCCTGCGCCGCTATCTGCTGCCCGCCGCGCTGCTGCGCTCGGGCCGCCAGTGCCAGGAGATCCTGCGGGCCGAGGGCGCGCAGGTCGCGGTCGGGATGGGCGGCTACCCCAGCGCGCCGGTGATCGTCGGCGCCCGGCTCGCCAAGCTGCCCAGCGTGGTGCACGAGTCGAACGCTGTACCCGGGCGGGCCAACCGCTTCGCGGTCAGGCTCACCCCGCACGTCGCGCTCGCCTTCGACCGCACCAGGGCGCACCTGCCGGCCGGCCTGGCGGCGGAGACCGTCGGCATGCCGCTGGTCGGCGCGGTGGCCGGCCTGGACCGCGCCGCGCTGCGCGCCGAGGCCCGCCGGCAGCTCGGCGTGCCGCAGGACGTGCGGCTGGTGGTGTTCAACGGCGGCAGCCTCGGCGCCGCCCGGCTGACCGCCGCCGCCGTCGAGCTGGCCCGGCGCTGGTGGTACCGGAGTGACGTGCGGCTGCTGGTCAAGACCGGCCCCGCCGCGCTCGACCAGGTCAGGGCGGCCCTGGACGGCAGCCCGACCGCCACCGCCGTGGCCTACCTGGACCGGATGGACCTCGCCTACGCGGCGGCCGACCTGATGGTCTGCCGGGCCGGCTCGGCCACCGTGGCGGAACTGGCGAGCACCCGGATGCCCGCCGTCCTGGTCCCGTACCCGCACGCTCCGCACGACCACCAGACCCACAACGCCCGGGTGCTCACCGACGCCGGTGCCGGCCTGCTGCTGCCGGACGGCGAGTGCAGCGGCGACCGGCTGGCCCAGCTCCTCGAACCGCTGCTCGCCGACCCGGGGCTGCTGCACGCGATGAGCCGCGCCGCCGAACCGGGCAGCCACGCCCGGGCCGCCGACCTGCTGGCCGCCAAGGTCCTGCGCACCATCGGCCGGCTCCCGCAGCCGCACCACCCACCCGCCGGATCGCCGTGGCACCCGGCCGCGCCGACCGAGAACCCGCACACCGAAGCACGGAGGATCGCATGA
- a CDS encoding DUF2510 domain-containing protein — translation MSEAKIPAGWYPDPQDTTSDPRPERWWDGIGWTATTRPGGSAGSAGSAYSGDPGYSDGSGVSDVEETAVLDATRVIEGEVLENGAVRFPEAPDGPGPSFGPYGEPLPPKRPSVLQRIGRRVLVTAAVAALLGAAVGSGVTYLATDHHDSRDTAQAVPQQLSPQQNGTGGHQRGGGSGGSGGGGSAGGSSGGFPAIPGFPGGGSGGSGGSGGGNGGGGGSLGQPGVAADLNTGIQLPVPSGWQGGTASDGSAFLAVGPYQCPGTSGGSGGSGGSGGGSGSGGAGGGSSQSCTLGGVNTGQIQGTDPQAAAKQDIVDAANASYPGNTAHKELESQAVTVDGRSGYLVRWQVTAAQGNNGTVESVVFPSSDGKSLISVRLGFDIAAKAPAVSQMDTIVSGITNYSGPTGSGGGSAGGSTGGTSA, via the coding sequence GTGAGCGAAGCGAAGATTCCGGCCGGGTGGTACCCGGACCCGCAGGACACCACCAGTGACCCCCGGCCCGAGCGCTGGTGGGACGGCATCGGCTGGACGGCTACCACCCGTCCCGGCGGCTCGGCCGGCTCGGCCGGCTCGGCCTACTCGGGTGATCCGGGCTACTCGGACGGCTCCGGCGTCTCGGACGTCGAGGAGACGGCCGTGCTGGACGCCACCCGGGTGATCGAGGGCGAGGTGCTGGAGAACGGCGCGGTGCGCTTCCCGGAGGCACCGGACGGCCCAGGGCCGAGCTTCGGCCCCTACGGCGAGCCGCTCCCGCCCAAGCGCCCCTCGGTCCTCCAGCGGATCGGTCGCCGGGTGCTGGTCACCGCGGCCGTGGCCGCTCTGCTCGGCGCGGCCGTCGGCTCCGGCGTCACCTACCTGGCGACGGACCACCACGACTCGCGCGACACTGCGCAGGCGGTCCCGCAGCAGCTGAGCCCCCAGCAGAACGGCACCGGTGGCCACCAGCGGGGCGGCGGCTCGGGCGGCAGCGGCGGCGGTGGTTCGGCCGGCGGTTCCAGCGGCGGGTTCCCGGCGATTCCCGGCTTCCCGGGCGGCGGCAGCGGCGGTAGCGGTGGCAGCGGCGGAGGCAACGGCGGCGGTGGCGGCAGCCTCGGCCAGCCGGGGGTGGCCGCCGACCTGAACACCGGCATTCAGCTGCCGGTCCCGTCCGGCTGGCAGGGTGGCACGGCGTCCGACGGTTCGGCCTTCCTGGCCGTCGGCCCGTACCAGTGCCCGGGTACCAGCGGTGGCAGCGGTGGCAGCGGTGGCAGTGGTGGCGGCAGCGGCAGTGGGGGCGCCGGCGGCGGCAGCAGCCAGTCGTGCACCCTCGGCGGCGTCAACACCGGCCAGATCCAGGGCACCGACCCGCAGGCCGCCGCCAAGCAGGACATCGTGGACGCCGCGAACGCCTCCTACCCGGGCAACACGGCCCACAAGGAGCTGGAGTCCCAGGCGGTCACCGTGGACGGCCGCTCGGGCTACCTGGTGCGCTGGCAGGTCACCGCGGCCCAGGGCAACAACGGCACCGTGGAGTCGGTGGTCTTCCCGTCCTCCGACGGCAAGAGCCTGATCTCGGTGCGGCTCGGCTTCGACATCGCGGCCAAGGCGCCGGCGGTCTCGCAGATGGACACCATCGTCAGCGGGATCACCAACTACTCGGGCCCGACCGGTTCCGGTGGTGGCAGCGCAGGTGGCAGCACCGGCGGCACCAGCGCCTGA
- a CDS encoding cation diffusion facilitator family transporter, with translation MAGDHDHPHDDHGSHGNHDGGQQHTHDHGDHGDHGHGEQSHGGHGHGHGGHSHSHAVAADADRRWLTSALTLIVLFMAVEVVVGFAASSLALISDAAHMLTDAASIVLALIAMRLAAKPARGGFTYGLKRAEILSAQANGVTLLVLSAWLGYEAIGRLISPPKVEGGLVLVTALVGIVVNLAAAWCMSKANRSSLNVEGAFQHILTDLYAFIATAVAGAIMLTTGFSRADAIASLIVVVLMLRAGIGLVRDSGRIFLEAAPAGVDPDMLADRLVDTPLVEEIHDLHVWEITSGQPALSAHILVSPGGDCHAVRRDLQRRLREEYRITHATLQVDHVGEDEDQQLLQITDAADALSAEHCADSHGPVHRAGPHAH, from the coding sequence ATGGCCGGCGACCACGACCACCCGCACGACGACCACGGCAGCCACGGCAACCACGACGGCGGGCAGCAGCACACGCACGACCACGGTGATCACGGTGATCACGGCCATGGTGAGCAGAGTCACGGCGGCCACGGCCACGGTCACGGCGGTCACAGCCACTCGCACGCGGTCGCGGCCGACGCCGACCGGCGCTGGCTGACCAGCGCGCTGACCCTGATCGTCCTGTTCATGGCGGTCGAGGTGGTGGTCGGATTCGCCGCCAGTTCGCTGGCCCTGATCTCGGACGCCGCGCACATGCTCACCGACGCGGCCTCGATCGTGCTGGCCCTGATCGCGATGCGGCTGGCCGCCAAACCGGCCCGGGGCGGTTTCACCTACGGCCTCAAGCGCGCCGAGATCCTCTCCGCGCAGGCGAACGGCGTCACCCTGCTGGTGCTCTCCGCCTGGCTGGGCTACGAGGCCATCGGGCGGCTGATCTCGCCGCCCAAGGTCGAGGGCGGCCTGGTGCTGGTCACCGCGCTGGTCGGGATCGTGGTCAACCTCGCCGCCGCCTGGTGCATGTCGAAGGCCAACCGCAGCTCGCTCAACGTCGAGGGCGCCTTCCAGCACATCCTGACCGACCTCTACGCCTTCATCGCCACCGCGGTGGCCGGCGCGATCATGCTGACCACCGGCTTCAGTCGGGCCGACGCGATCGCCTCGCTGATCGTGGTGGTGCTGATGCTGCGCGCGGGCATCGGGCTGGTCCGGGACTCCGGCCGGATCTTCCTGGAGGCCGCTCCCGCCGGGGTCGACCCCGACATGCTGGCCGACCGCCTGGTCGACACCCCGCTGGTCGAGGAGATCCACGACCTGCACGTCTGGGAGATCACCTCGGGGCAGCCCGCGCTCTCCGCGCACATCCTGGTCTCCCCCGGCGGCGACTGCCACGCGGTCCGCCGCGACCTGCAGCGCCGGTTGCGCGAGGAGTACCGGATCACCCACGCCACCCTCCAGGTGGACCACGTCGGCGAGGACGAGGACCAGCAGCTGCTGCAGATCACCGACGCCGCCGACGCGCTCTCCGCCGAGCACTGCGCCGACTCGCACGGCCCGGTGCACCGCGCCGGACCGCACGCACACTAG
- a CDS encoding 5'-3' exonuclease gives MLLDTASLYFRAYFGVPESVKSPDGVPVNAVRGLLDFITRLVQDHRPDQLVACMDADWRPQWRVDLIPTYKTHRLAAEQPEAAAGTEGTANAEEIPDTLSPQVPIIEQVLDALGIARVGVPGYEADDVIGTLATRAAVPVRIVTGDRDLFQLVDDARGVQVVYPVKGVGAAQLIDEAALREKYGVTGAQYADMAALRGDPSDGLPGVKGIGEKTAVQLIHQFGDLAGIRAAAADPFAKLTPARRKNLLEAATYLDVAPTVVRVATDLPLPDFDPALPQEPLDPMTLETLSDRWGLGSSLTRLLDTLARA, from the coding sequence ATGCTCCTCGACACCGCCAGCCTCTACTTCCGGGCGTACTTCGGTGTGCCCGAGTCCGTGAAGTCCCCGGACGGCGTTCCGGTGAACGCCGTCCGGGGGCTGCTGGACTTCATCACCCGGCTGGTCCAGGACCACCGTCCGGACCAGTTGGTCGCCTGCATGGACGCCGACTGGCGCCCGCAGTGGCGGGTCGACCTGATCCCGACCTACAAGACCCACCGGCTCGCCGCCGAACAGCCCGAGGCGGCCGCGGGCACCGAGGGCACGGCGAACGCCGAGGAGATCCCGGACACCCTCTCCCCCCAGGTCCCGATCATCGAGCAGGTGCTGGACGCCCTCGGCATCGCCCGCGTCGGCGTCCCCGGCTACGAGGCGGACGACGTGATCGGCACCCTGGCCACCCGGGCAGCTGTCCCGGTGCGGATCGTCACCGGCGACCGCGACCTCTTCCAACTGGTCGACGACGCCCGCGGCGTCCAAGTCGTCTATCCCGTCAAGGGCGTCGGCGCCGCCCAGCTGATCGACGAGGCCGCACTGCGCGAGAAGTACGGCGTCACCGGCGCGCAGTACGCCGACATGGCCGCCCTGCGCGGCGATCCGAGCGACGGCCTGCCCGGCGTCAAGGGCATCGGTGAGAAGACGGCCGTCCAGCTCATCCACCAGTTCGGCGACCTGGCCGGTATCCGGGCCGCAGCCGCCGACCCGTTCGCCAAGCTCACCCCCGCCCGCCGCAAGAACCTCCTCGAAGCCGCCACCTACCTCGACGTGGCTCCCACCGTCGTCCGGGTCGCCACCGACCTCCCGCTGCCGGACTTCGACCCGGCGCTGCCGCAGGAACCCCTCGACCCGATGACCCTGGAGACCCTGTCCGACCGCTGGGGCCTGGGCTCCTCGCTCACCCGGCTGCTGGACACCCTCGCGCGGGCGTAG
- a CDS encoding PhzF family phenazine biosynthesis protein, producing the protein MTTVLRYAAFTTDPAGGNKAGVVLDATGLTDQRMLAIAAELGYSETAFLTPDPARGERAYRVRYFAPTLEVPFCGHATIAAAVAVADASGPGELLFETGAGTVPVAVTAGPDGVLRATLTSVEPHVLEISEADQAEALALLGWTAAELDPQLPTRIAYAGARHLVLAARTRERLADLAYDFDGLAAFMTKRDLITLQLVWRESATVFHVRDPFPVGGVVEDPATGAAAAAFGAYLRELGGTGPAAELTLHQGADLGSPGLLDVELRAGDPRVRVSGAAVRLPD; encoded by the coding sequence ATGACAACTGTGCTGCGGTACGCCGCCTTCACCACCGACCCCGCCGGCGGCAACAAGGCGGGTGTGGTGCTGGACGCCACCGGTCTGACCGACCAGCGGATGCTGGCCATCGCCGCCGAACTGGGCTACTCGGAGACCGCCTTCCTCACCCCCGACCCGGCGCGCGGCGAACGCGCCTACCGGGTGCGGTACTTCGCGCCCACTCTGGAGGTGCCGTTCTGCGGCCACGCCACCATCGCCGCCGCCGTGGCGGTGGCCGACGCGAGCGGCCCGGGTGAGCTGCTCTTCGAAACCGGCGCGGGCACCGTGCCGGTGGCCGTCACCGCCGGTCCGGACGGCGTGCTGCGGGCCACCCTGACCAGCGTCGAGCCGCACGTGCTGGAGATCAGCGAGGCCGACCAGGCCGAGGCGCTGGCCCTGCTCGGCTGGACCGCCGCCGAGTTGGACCCCCAGCTGCCGACCCGCATCGCCTACGCCGGCGCCCGCCACCTGGTGCTGGCCGCCCGCACCCGGGAGCGGCTGGCCGACCTGGCCTACGACTTCGACGGTCTCGCCGCCTTCATGACGAAGCGTGACCTGATCACCCTGCAGCTGGTCTGGCGCGAGTCGGCCACCGTCTTCCACGTCCGCGACCCGTTCCCGGTCGGCGGCGTGGTGGAGGACCCGGCCACCGGCGCGGCGGCCGCCGCGTTCGGCGCCTACCTGCGCGAGCTCGGCGGGACCGGCCCGGCGGCCGAGCTGACCCTGCATCAGGGTGCCGACCTGGGCAGCCCCGGCCTGCTCGACGTCGAGCTGCGGGCGGGCGACCCGCGGGTGCGGGTATCCGGCGCGGCGGTGCGACTGCCCGACTAG